In the Blautia faecicola genome, GAGGCTAAAAAAGTGTCTGATATTCTTGGTATCGGCATCGGCATTCATCATTGCAAAGAACTCAAGAAAATGTACCAAGGAAGGTTCATTGACGTGCAGGATATCAATGAACTTACGTCTGCAGTCTGCAGACAATTAAAAAACATCTTAAGAAAATGGCTATAAAAAAATCAGTTAGTGACGTTTGTAAACGTTTCACTAACTGATTTTTATTTTCCGGAACAAATCGACAAGAAATTGTCCCACTGCTGTATTAGGCTTTAAAAAGCACAAACACAATCCTATGACTATAAGTATTATAAATATACGAACGATACCAACTAATACCCAATACATTTCATGTTTCCCAAAAGCGGCTTTTCTCGGATAATTCCCAATAGTTTTTCCTTTCTTTTTATTGCATTTCTCACAGCAAAAAGCCAGATTCTTTTCATCATTTACATTCCGTATTCCTTTTCTCTTTAGCTTTCTTTGCAACCGTTCATCTGTCTGAACTTGCTTTACCGGATAAATATGATCAACTGTAATATTTCTGCATCTTTTCCCACAATACCAACAACGATACCTTCCTGCAATTGGAGGATGCTTTTCCATAAATTTTTTTCTATAGGTATTGTTGCGCGCATACTCACGCTTATAGGCATGACAATCCACATGCATCTGTTTCGCACGTTGCCGGTATACAGATATCATACTTTTATCAGCACGAAAAGTATACTTGAATTGACTTTTTCGTGAGAGCGGAGGGAATTTCTTTTCCCATCCCTTTTTTGATTTTGAAAATCCATATTCCCTTGGATGCAGTTCAAAAACATATATCTCCTTATTCATTCGCCGTCCCTTCTATATCCACTTTTTCTACGTTTGTTTTTCTGCTCCTTCTCGCATCTACTTTCATGGTTTTTTCCGTTTTTTCAAAAAGGTAATCAAACTCATATACACCAAATAATAACTGATCTCTTACGTCCGGATGTAAGGAATAATGTAAAAATTCCAGGGGAGAGTTGTATAACACTTTGCATGCATGACTCAATCCTGCTTTTGACAGCACTTTATTGATCGTGGCAGTGTCTGAAAACTTGGCATATAAATTTTCAATATATGTCCACCCCCCCCGAATTTCTGACAACTTACATCAGAAATTGAAATTGTTGTACTAATCATTTCCATAAGCAGATAAGCGGCGCGTGTAGCCCCCATTGGACCCGAGAATAATTCCTTCTTATAACTTTTTTCAACTCCGGATGCAATCAATGCCTGGTGTTTCAATAACTGAAATTTGTAATCTACAGGGATCCCATAGGCGAGTGATACTATATAATCGTAATCCATATCCCGAACCAAATCGTCTGGAAAAATATAATAATTGTCAATAAAGGGAAATAGCTTCAAATCGCACAGAAGTTGCTTTGTAACATGATGTATGGCCTCTTCCGGCGACCATTCGAGCAGAGTAGAAAAAGCATAGCGAATCACTTCTTTGGCTGCTTCAAATTTTTCCTTCTTTGGCATATTTGGTGCTAAATCAAACTTTTCTTTTCCTAATATATAATTTTCATATGCAATAATGTTCCGTGAATATGACATAATAACGACCTCTCTTTTTTTTCTTAATCAAAGTATGCCATAACAACTCAACTTTTCTTATAACCACACACATTTTACACACTTTTTTTGGTTTTTCTTGTTGCTCAGGCATACTTATAGTGATCCATAGCGTTTCATTTACAAATATTGAAACATCCGAATTTCACCTATGGGTTCAAAAGAAAACTCATGCCTATACTATAGCGAACACCAGTTCTTTTTTCAAGTCCCAATTATATGAGTTTCTGGTATTCGCAATTAAGAATTGAAGAGGAATACAAATGGCAAAAACACTGCAAACCATCATGATTGTAGATGAAACATCCGAAACTTCAAAATATTTCATAGAAGTGTCTGCTGAAGTATCGCAGCTTAACACGATCGGTATCTTTTTTTCATATACGGAAGCAATCGCATTTGTTGCAAATAATGCTGTAGATCTGATCGTATTTGATATTATGCTGGAAAATGCCCTGGAAGCTGCATCTCTTCTTCAGGAAATATGTCCATCTGCTTTTCGTATCGTATTGTTAAATTCTTTATGTGATCCGTCCAGGCTTATAAGGGCAATCCAACTGGAAGCCGATGCCTATCTTATGAAACCGTTCCATATAACATCCCTACGAAACAGATGTAGAGATCTACTTTTTGTGGCCGAACATTTTCTGGAAAAGAAAACGGTCGTCGTCCAGACATTTCTCACGTTTGCAGTCCTTGTCAACGGTGAGGAAATCTCTCTTCGAGGAAAGGCTAAGGAAATCCTTGCCTATCTGATCTGGAAACATGGGGCATTCGCCGGACGCCAGGAAATTGAATCTGTTGTATGGCCGGAAAAAGAATTTGACACCAACCGGCAGCATAATACCTATTACAATGCAATCAAGAGATTAGAAGAAAGTCTGAACGCTGCGGGAATATCCGATTTATTAAAACGCACACCGACCGGCTGTTCCTTGGATACCGATATGATCACTCGATGTGACTATTATGAGTGGGAGAGCAGTAGTAGTGTCCATTATGACTGGAACGATTTCCTTATTGAATTTTCCTGGTCTGATAATTTCAAAAATCAATTCAACGTTAATAAAGAAAGGAGTATCCATGAAAGATAGTTATGCATCCGTTCTGCATGACCGTGTATGACTATATTAACTGGATGATATGATTTCTATGCGTAAAAAAATATTTATTTTATTATCCGCAGCAACCATCCTTGGACTTTGCGGATATGCATTTGGCTTAAAAAAGAGCGATTCTTATTCTATCGATTCTTCATCCCAGAAACTAACAACATCCGATAGTGCATCGATCAAGACCGTTCTTGATTTTAAAGGATCTATAACCAGTGACAATGGTGATGTACCCTATCTGATTCATGTTACCGGGGACGGAGTTGTCGTAAACGCACCAAACTACCAGGAGAACTGGAGATATTCCAGATACATGGAAATTCTCGGAACAACATCTTCCTCCACTTTTGATATCTCAGGATATGTACCACAAGAAAGCACTGATTACATTGGAATGACGAGTGAAAAAGGGAAAGAAGACTGGAAGATATTAAACCATCCGACCAGCACTTGCCAAGATTATCTTTTAAGTAACCTGATCGAACATATGAAGAAAAATGGCAAACAGCAGACAACCGATGCTTATTCATCAACACTAGATGGCGAGGATCTGATCGAGCTGCTGAATGTAACTCTGGATCCGTGCCACGAATATAATCTTAACAAATTTCAATGGACACAGAAAAACGTGCCGGTAACGATCATCTTGAATTCTGACGGACTTCCAAAAGAACTTACCGCTGACTGCAAGATTATCGGACAAGAGGTGGCTGAATTAGTTGCGGATAAAACGGGGATCCGGATCACAGTAGAATCATTTACCGTCCATGTGACATATGACGACTATGGAAGAATCAATTCCGTTGATCTTCCCGATGCATTGAAAGGAACCACATTATTTTGAGGCCGGCAAAATTGACGACCTCTTTTTTTGTTTTTTTTCAAACTACAACGATGCTCTGGCATACTTCTTTAGAATGAGACAATATCAACTTTCTATTTGTCTTTAACATTTTCTTCTTGGAAATTTTTCATTCTTTCTTTAAGAAGGATTTTTTTATACTTATAGTACGTATCACGGCCAATAGTCAGGTGGGAGAGTAGTGTCTTATCGTTCATATCTCCATCGAAGTAAGTGCTGTTTGCAACAATAAAATCCTTGCACTCATCAAATCGGGATGTGACATAAGTGGTTCCCTTTGTAATGAAAGGTTCATCCGGATCCTTCATTAAACCACTCGCCAGACGTCCTGCTTTTCGATTTTCGACAGCAATATCGAATTTATCAAATTGATAATCAAAAAGATTGCGGATGAAAACATCCTTCTCAAGAAAATCTTTGATACTGATAGGCGTCGCAAGAAGAGAAGAGTAGGTATCATAACTTTCCTTTACAATCCTGCTATCAAGAAATGGGTTCGACAAGAATGCAGTATGAATATCTGACGAAATCAAAAATACATATATATTCCAGGCATCTTCTTTTTCCCTGGCTAACCTACGAACTTCTGTTGCAACAAAGGTATCTCCCGGCTGGATCCGGTCAAGGATCTTTTTCATCTCCGGTCCTGGCGCACCGGCAGTATCAGCGGAGAGAACTTCTCCAAGCATAACTGTTCCACGGGGATATCTTGTTTTTATAGCTGTTTTCTGAGATGAAAGACGTCCACGAGCATTTAAAGTAGAAGCATAAGCATATATCATAACTGGTCTCCTCATAGTAAAAGTACTGGTTTTATAGGCTTATTATACCAGAGGAAAGCACGATTTGCAAAGAAATGTCGTATTATACACATACTATTAATTCATACAAGGACTGTGCAAACACTGACAGTCCTTATTAACACATACTTTTTTATTTTAAATTCAAGCAAAAAACTCTTTCAGTCTACCGAAACACATACTTTTGTTCCTTTGTATTTCTCTTGACTAGATCTATGGCTTTATTTATAATAAAAAAGAAATATTGTTTTTGTTTTCGAAACAGGAATGTAATGTTAACAAAAGGAACACGTATCCGAAGGATACGTAGTTATATAGTCTTATTGAATCTATATAGTTCTATATATAAATAGAATATAGTAAATATGGTATGACTGACAAAGGTGCCTGAGTATGACTGACAAGGGTGCCTAAGTATGACTGACAAGGGTGCCTGAGTATGACTGACAAGGGTGCCTAAGTATGACTGACAAGGGTGCCTGAGTATGACTGACAAGGGTGCCTAAGTATGACTGACAAGGGTGCCTGAGTATGACTGACAAGGGTGCCTAATATACAAAACATATGGTTACAATTCAAGCAAGGAGCAATTAATAATGGTTAAAGATTCAAGCGCAGTGTTGCCCATGCAGCACACTTATGTTTCAATCTCCAATGAAATCCTAAATAAATATATGCAGTTTGGAGATTTGACACAAGCAAAACTCACCTTTATGGTATTAAGCCAGATTTTGGCCTCACAAGAAAATGAGCATATCGTTTATACGGATATCAAAGAAACCATAGACATTCTTGGCGTCAAGAAAGATATGCACAAAAGACGTCAGTACTTAAAGGAACAATATAAAAAAGTGATTGCTGAAACGAAAATAGATCTTTCCGAACCGGATAAACCGGACAGTTGGAATATCCAGCAGCTGTTTTACGCATCCACGGGAGATAATGTACGTGGCTACATGTCACATTCTATTAATCCAGAACTTTTAAAAGAACATTTTGAGATGTTTGTGAAAAACGGAGTTGTTCGTCGTTATTATAAAAAGATATGGGTCGATGATATTTATGCACTTCCGCGGGCGGCGAGAGGAGTAACGACGCCCTATTCGGCATGCCTGTATTTGGCTCTGCTGGGGAAGTCGATGAATTCGGTTAAAGTCAACCGTGCATTCTTTACTGTCAAAGAGTTAAAAAAAATATTTGGTATGTCAGACACCTTGTACACACAGTTAAGAAATGATCCTGAACATCCTGGAAAAATGAAAGTGCATTTTGACAGAACAATTTTTGAGAACAAGGTTTTAAACAAGGCCCTGCGCGAAATTGCCGAAACATCAAAAGCTATCAAATTGTCCAGCCGTGAGCAAAATGGTAATGTTTTTTATTACGAAAAAAAAACAGGGGAACGATCATCGGTGATGGGATATGTTATTTCGTATGAGATCGTTCCAGATTTAGATAAGGCTATTATAAATGAGGGAAAAAACTCCCGTGCGGATGAGAAAGTTCTGGAAGATCCGTTATGCAAAAAAGTGAAGGAATATTCTGGTAAGGATCTTAATGGAAGTGAAATTGCAGGCATTGTCAAAAAATTAAAAAATGTACCAGAGGCATTGCTTGACCAGAATTATAATGGTTCAACAAGATCTGATCGTATGATGCAGATGTTTTTAGCCAACTTATTAAGTATGCGGTCGGCTGACAAACAGACAAGGATCGAAAAGAAGGCCGCTTATATATCCAAAATGATCACGAATGAAATAAAAGAATTCCTGGTTAATGAAGAAAAAGTAACAGTAACAGCAGAAGAACTGCGTATGATGGTCAGCGAAAACAGAAGTCAGATTGTTGCCGGTATGATCACTAGGTGCGAAAAGCATAAACGAAATTATCTTATCGATTTTGAGAGAGTGAAAAATGATATTTGCATAAGTGGTGAAAGTGAAATCTCACAGCTTCAAAAACAGACATGGATCGATCCGATGGAACTGTATCTTAGCAGTTCGGATATTTTCATCGTCAAAGTAAAAGGAAAACCACAGGCAGCTGATTATATAACAAAAAAGTATTCGGATATTTTGCAAAATACAATAGCAAATATGTACGGATTAGATGTAACGATTGTTTTTGCGGTAGAATCAGAATTAAAAAAAGTTGCATAAGACGGGGATGAGATCATGTAAAAAATAATGGAGTTAATACATATAAAAGGCCATGCAATGCTGCACATAAAAAAACGATGCGTTCATTGGCAAGATTTTTATTGACTGGGTGATTGAACCAGAGACAGTAGGTATTCGATTGACCCTGTTTGATACCTGGTACGAAATAAGATGTACGGGAGAACTGGGCGAAGAATTTGCAGGGGAACTGTATGATTGGGATCACGACGGCAATTCACGAGAACCAGGGAAAGAATTTATCCGGTCCGGGGAATATGATATCCTGGAGAACGGAGAGCAAGCTGGAAGTTTTGCATTGATAGAGGTACAGATGTCTCCGGCTTCCATCCGGCCGTATTACGAAATGGAATATTATGGCAAAAAGGAACATAGAGGAATTCTTTTGTATTATATTTATTCCAGTTGTTACGGAGTCGGAAGTTTCATATTGCATTTATCTCAGTGGCCAGATCGCACAGGTGACAAAAAAAGAAAATGTCTATCGCATTTATGGTATTGATCAGGAGTCGATCGGATATGGAGTACTTCTTGCAGCTTATGAGTATCTGCAAGAAAGTTTTCTTGAAAATATAAAATCTTTAGGAATCACACAGGATCCATTTCTTCTTAAGAAATTCAAACCTTCGTTTGCTCAAAGGTGCGAAGATGGGAAAACGACACTGGGATTGGAACGTGCATATGTCAATGTAACAAAAAACAGTAAAAGGAAGCC is a window encoding:
- a CDS encoding HNH endonuclease — protein: MNKEIYVFELHPREYGFSKSKKGWEKKFPPLSRKSQFKYTFRADKSMISVYRQRAKQMHVDCHAYKREYARNNTYRKKFMEKHPPIAGRYRCWYCGKRCRNITVDHIYPVKQVQTDERLQRKLKRKGIRNVNDEKNLAFCCEKCNKKKGKTIGNYPRKAAFGKHEMYWVLVGIVRIFIILIVIGLCLCFLKPNTAVGQFLVDLFRKIKIS
- a CDS encoding recombinase family protein, with the translated sequence MIYAYASTLNARGRLSSQKTAIKTRYPRGTVMLGEVLSADTAGAPGPEMKKILDRIQPGDTFVATEVRRLAREKEDAWNIYVFLISSDIHTAFLSNPFLDSRIVKESYDTYSSLLATPISIKDFLEKDVFIRNLFDYQFDKFDIAVENRKAGRLASGLMKDPDEPFITKGTTYVTSRFDECKDFIVANSTYFDGDMNDKTLLSHLTIGRDTYYKYKKILLKERMKNFQEENVKDK
- a CDS encoding response regulator transcription factor; the encoded protein is MAKTLQTIMIVDETSETSKYFIEVSAEVSQLNTIGIFFSYTEAIAFVANNAVDLIVFDIMLENALEAASLLQEICPSAFRIVLLNSLCDPSRLIRAIQLEADAYLMKPFHITSLRNRCRDLLFVAEHFLEKKTVVVQTFLTFAVLVNGEEISLRGKAKEILAYLIWKHGAFAGRQEIESVVWPEKEFDTNRQHNTYYNAIKRLEESLNAAGISDLLKRTPTGCSLDTDMITRCDYYEWESSSSVHYDWNDFLIEFSWSDNFKNQFNVNKERSIHER